The proteins below are encoded in one region of Apium graveolens cultivar Ventura chromosome 4, ASM990537v1, whole genome shotgun sequence:
- the LOC141717877 gene encoding caffeoylshikimate esterase-like isoform X3, producing MPYDDLKTEESYEVNSRGFEIFSKSWLPKTSPLKAVVCFCHGYGDTCTFFFEGIARKLASSGYGVFAMDYVGFGLSEGLHGFVPSFEKLVDDVIEHYSKVKEKPEFRALPSFLFGQSMGGAIALKVHLKQPHAWSGALLIAPMCKIADDMLPSKFVTRVLISLAKVLPKKKIVPQKDLAELAFRDLRKKDLAAYNVICYTDKPRVGTALELLQTTQQLENQLQEVSLPLLILHGKADKVTDPLVSKVLYEKANSSDKKLNLYDDAYHCLLEGEPDEDISRIFEDIISWLDEHSKK from the exons ATGCCTTATGATGATTTGAAGACTGAGGAG TCATATGAGGTGAACTCCAGAGGTTTTGAAATTTTCTCCAAAAGCTGGCTTCCGAAGACGAGTCCCCTCAAAGCAGTGGTTTGTTTTTGCCATGGTTATGGAGATACTTGCACTTTTTTTTTTGAAG GGATTGCTAGAAAGTTAGCTTCCTCAGGGTATGGAGTTTTTGCTATGGACTATGTAGGATTTGGTCTCTCAGAAGGTCTCCATGGTTTTGTTCCAAGTTTTGAGAAACTAGTCGATGATGTTATTGAGCATTACTCAAAGGTTAAAG AGAAGCCAGAATTTCGTGCTCTCCCAAGTTTCCTGTTTGGGCAATCTATGGGTGGGGCGATTGCTTTGAAGGTACACCTAAAGCAACCTCATGCATGGAGTGGTGCTCTTCTTATTGCACCGATGTGTAAA ATTGCTGATGACATGCTTCCTTCAAAGTTTGTGACCCGAGTTCTAATTAGTCTTGCGAAAGTTCTCCCCAAAAAGAAGATTGTTCCACAAAAGGATTTAGCTGAATTGGCTTTCAGAGATTTGAGAAAGAAAGATCTG GCAGCGTACAACGTTATTTGTTACACAGATAAACCGCGTGTGGGAACTGCTTTGGAGTTGCTACAGACTACCCAACAATTAGAAAATCAACTTCAAGAA GTCTCACTGCCATTGTTAATCCTGCATGGAAAGGCTGATAAAGTGACTGATCCATTAGTGAGCAAAGTTTTATATGAGAAGGCCAACAGTTCAGACAAGAAACTAAACCTCTATGATGACGCTTATCACTGTCTTCTTGAAGGTGAACCAGATGAGGATATTTCCCGCATTTTTGAAGATATTATTTCTTGGCTCGATGAGCATAGCAAAAAATAA
- the LOC141717876 gene encoding ribulose bisphosphate carboxylase small subunit, chloroplastic-like, whose amino-acid sequence MALSMTCSTAVTAVSLATPAQAMVAPFTGLKSNNSFAVTRKVSTVTSLPSNGGRVQCMKVWPPVNKKKFETLSYLPPLSLTSLAKEVDYLLRMGWVPCLEFELEHGFVYRENHRSPGYYDGRYWTMWKLPMFGCTDSSQVLKEVEEAKKEYPTAFIRIIGFDNVRQVQCISFIAYKPPSADY is encoded by the exons ATGGCTTTGTCCATGACTTGTTCCACAGCTGTCACAGCCGTGAGCTTAGCCACCCCGGCCCAAGCCATGGTTGCACCCTTCACTGGCCTCAAGTCAAACAACTCTTTTGCGGTGACGAGAAAAGTCAGCACCGTTACCTCTCTTCCTAGCAACGGTGGCAGAGTCCAATGCATGAAG GTGTGGCCTCCAGTTAACAAGAAGAAGTTTGAGACACTCTCATACCTTCCACCGCTCTCACTCACATCTCTTGCTAAGGAAGTCGATTATCTTCTTCGCATGGGATGGGTTCCCTGCTTGGAATTCGAGCTCGAG CATGGTTTTGTGTACCGTGAAAACCACCGGTCACCAGGATACTATGACGGACGATACTGGACAATGTGGAAGCTGCCGATGTTTGGGTGCACCGACTCTTCACAGGTTTTGAAGGAGGTGGAGGAGGCCAAGAAAGAATATCCGACTGCGTTCATCCGAATTATCGGATTCGACAATGTCCGTCAAGTGCAGTGCATCAGCTTCATTGCCTACAAGCCACCTAGTGCAGACTACTAG
- the LOC141717879 gene encoding mannose-6-phosphate isomerase 1-like, translating into MASNTNNQSRTSRLQRLRCSVQNYDWGRVGHESAAAKLFEKNSGLQIDGSKCYAELWMGTHPSGPSFVVKEEELLGHDNKDASLKSWIERNPGVLGDKVFDKWNTNLPFLFKVLSIAKALSIQAHPDKKLAEMLYKTQPNVYKDDNHKPEMVLAITDFEALCGFTEFEELQDILHDFPEISEVVGTACADQVLNCTEKDGEGSKKALQVLFQQLMSITDEAVSYVVDKLINRLNLESKERELSGKEALVLRLEKQYPNDVGVIVALLFNYIKLKPGEALYLGANEPHAYIFGECIECMATSDNVVRAGLTPKKRDTEILCSMLTYKQGSPEILRGVSINPNTRRYTPPLDEFEVDHCVLKDEKSVVFPAVPGPSIFLVTAGKGTVNAEAEETVSEGDVLFAPASTTICITAASELQLYRAGVSSRFFGLE; encoded by the exons ATGGCTTCTAACACAAACAACCAATCAAGAACCAGCAGGCTGCAGAGACTCAGATGCTCTGTTCAGAACTATGATTGGGGCAGAGTTGGCCACGAATCTGCGGCGGCTAAACTGTTTGAAAAGAATTCAGGGCTACAAATCGATGGAAGCAAATGTTATGCTGAACTATGGATGGGCACACATCCATCTGGGCCGTCTTTTGTGGTGAAAGAAGAGGAGTTGTTGGGTCATGACAACAAGGATGCTAGTTTGAAGTCTTGGATTGAGAGGAACCCGGGTGTGCTTGGAGATAAGGTGTTCGACAAGTGGAATACTAATCTACCTTTCTTGTTTAAG GTACTTTCTATAGCTAAAGCATTATCCATACAAGCTCATCCTGACAAGAAATTAGCAGAAATGCTTTACAAGACACAGCCAAATGTGTACAAGGATGACAACCATAAGCCTGAGATGGTGTTGGCCATCACTGATTTCGAGGCTTTGTGTGGATTCACTGAATTTGAG GAGCTTCAGGATATTCTTCACGATTTTCCTGAGATTTCAGAGGTGGTGGGAACTGCATGCGCTGATCAAGTGCTGAATTGCACTGAAAAGGACGGGGAAGGAAGCAAGAAAGCTCTGCAAGTATTGTTTCAGCAACTGATGTCAATCACTGATGAGGCGGTTTCTTATGTTGTAGACAAACTAATTAATCGCCTTAACTTGGAAAGCAAG GAAAGGGAATTGTCTGGCAAAGAGGCACTAGTATTGCGTCTGGAAAAACAATATCCCAATGATGTTGGGGTCATAGTAGCCCTGCTTTTTAATTACATCAAGCTCAAGCCTGGAGAAGCATTGTATCTAGGGGCAAACGAACCTCATGCATACATATTTGGTGAATGTATCGAGTGTATGGCTACCTCAGATAATGTTGTACGAGCCGGGCTTACTCCAAAGAAGCGCGATACTGAGATTCTGTGTTCTATGCTGACATATAAACAG GGCTCTCCTGAAATTTTGCGAGGGGTGAGCATAAATCCAAATACAAGAAGATACACACCCCCTCTTGATGAATTTGAGGTAGATCATTGTGTTCTCAAAGATGAGAAATCTGTTGTTTTCCCTGCAGTACCTGGGCCTTCAATCTTTTTGGTCACAGCGGGAAAGGGAACGGTGAATGCAGAAGCTGAAGAGACAGTTTCTGAGGGTGATGTTTTATTTGCACCCGCCAGCACCACAATCTGCATTACTGCTGCATCCGAGTTGCAGCTGTACAGAGCTGGTGTTAGCAGCAGATTTTTTGGGCTGGAGTGA
- the LOC141717877 gene encoding caffeoylshikimate esterase-like isoform X1, translating into MPKATKFPDISDKLQKLLDADMSHVANRRRARDAFKDVQLSIDHCLFKMPYDDLKTEESYEVNSRGFEIFSKSWLPKTSPLKAVVCFCHGYGDTCTFFFEGIARKLASSGYGVFAMDYVGFGLSEGLHGFVPSFEKLVDDVIEHYSKVKEKPEFRALPSFLFGQSMGGAIALKVHLKQPHAWSGALLIAPMCKIADDMLPSKFVTRVLISLAKVLPKKKIVPQKDLAELAFRDLRKKDLAAYNVICYTDKPRVGTALELLQTTQQLENQLQEVSLPLLILHGKADKVTDPLVSKVLYEKANSSDKKLNLYDDAYHCLLEGEPDEDISRIFEDIISWLDEHSKK; encoded by the exons ATGCCGAAAGCTACCAAGTTTCCTGACATTAGTGACAAGCTTCAGAAGCTTCTGGATGCTGACATGTCCCATGTTGCTAATAGACGTCGTGCTCGCGATGCGTTTAAGGATGTTCAGCTCTCCATTGATCATTGCTTGTTCAAG ATGCCTTATGATGATTTGAAGACTGAGGAG TCATATGAGGTGAACTCCAGAGGTTTTGAAATTTTCTCCAAAAGCTGGCTTCCGAAGACGAGTCCCCTCAAAGCAGTGGTTTGTTTTTGCCATGGTTATGGAGATACTTGCACTTTTTTTTTTGAAG GGATTGCTAGAAAGTTAGCTTCCTCAGGGTATGGAGTTTTTGCTATGGACTATGTAGGATTTGGTCTCTCAGAAGGTCTCCATGGTTTTGTTCCAAGTTTTGAGAAACTAGTCGATGATGTTATTGAGCATTACTCAAAGGTTAAAG AGAAGCCAGAATTTCGTGCTCTCCCAAGTTTCCTGTTTGGGCAATCTATGGGTGGGGCGATTGCTTTGAAGGTACACCTAAAGCAACCTCATGCATGGAGTGGTGCTCTTCTTATTGCACCGATGTGTAAA ATTGCTGATGACATGCTTCCTTCAAAGTTTGTGACCCGAGTTCTAATTAGTCTTGCGAAAGTTCTCCCCAAAAAGAAGATTGTTCCACAAAAGGATTTAGCTGAATTGGCTTTCAGAGATTTGAGAAAGAAAGATCTG GCAGCGTACAACGTTATTTGTTACACAGATAAACCGCGTGTGGGAACTGCTTTGGAGTTGCTACAGACTACCCAACAATTAGAAAATCAACTTCAAGAA GTCTCACTGCCATTGTTAATCCTGCATGGAAAGGCTGATAAAGTGACTGATCCATTAGTGAGCAAAGTTTTATATGAGAAGGCCAACAGTTCAGACAAGAAACTAAACCTCTATGATGACGCTTATCACTGTCTTCTTGAAGGTGAACCAGATGAGGATATTTCCCGCATTTTTGAAGATATTATTTCTTGGCTCGATGAGCATAGCAAAAAATAA
- the LOC141717878 gene encoding protein ABA DEFICIENT 4, chloroplastic-like isoform X2 codes for MHMNVKSELKNCWWIWTEHSTLSTKPLCNIGQSRLNTVAIEGINSDLYGQHLVLWTKMRKEWSFKGGSTSIAVPTIQRSVLYRKSLEVQASWFTNSHIASSVFTLATAAVLPFYTLMVLAPKANLTKKCIQSTLPYVVLGILYAYLLYLSWTPDTFRLMFASQYWLPELSGIAKMFSSELTLASAWIHLLAVDLFAARQIFIDGLQNYVETRHSVSFCLLFCPIGILSHEITKALTTGGRNTKRQIR; via the exons ATGCATATGAATGTCAAGAGTGAATTGAAGAATTGTTGGTGGATTTGG ACCGAACATTCAACATTGAGTACGAAGCCCTTATGTAACATCGGCCAGAGTCGGCTGAACACTGTTGCTATTGAAGGTATAAACAGCGACCTTTATGGACAACATCTGGTTCTTTGGACAAAGAtgagaaaagaatggagtttcaaGGGAGGATCAACATCTATTGCTGTTCCTACTATTCAAAGATCTGTTCTTTACAGAAAAAGCCTTGAAGTGCAGGCTTCAT GGTTTACGAATTCTCATATTGCAAGTAGTGTTTTTACATTGGCAACTGCAGCTGTTCTTCCATTTTACACCCTCATGGTTCTGGCTCCAAAAGCTAACCTG ACTAAAAAGTGTATTCAAAGTACACTTCCATATGTTGTTCTTGGAATTCTGTATGCATATCTACTCTACCTCTCTTGGACACCTGATACATTTCGGTTGATGTTTGCAAGTCAATATTGGTTGCCTGAG TTATCGGGTATAGCTAAGATGTTCTCCAGTGAGCTGACATTAGCTTCGGCGTGGATCCATTTGTTGGCTGTTGATCTCTTTGCAGCAAG GCAAATATTTATAGACGGACTGCAGAACTACGTTGAAACAAGGCATTCCGTTTCCTTCTGTCTACTGTTTTGTCCTATAGGAATTTTATCTCATGAAATTACCAAAGCTCTAACCACAGGTGGAAGAAATACTAAACGCCAGATTCGTTGA
- the LOC141717878 gene encoding protein ABA DEFICIENT 4, chloroplastic-like isoform X1 — MPLSSCLYCYQISSLKTEHSTLSTKPLCNIGQSRLNTVAIEGINSDLYGQHLVLWTKMRKEWSFKGGSTSIAVPTIQRSVLYRKSLEVQASWFTNSHIASSVFTLATAAVLPFYTLMVLAPKANLTKKCIQSTLPYVVLGILYAYLLYLSWTPDTFRLMFASQYWLPELSGIAKMFSSELTLASAWIHLLAVDLFAARQIFIDGLQNYVETRHSVSFCLLFCPIGILSHEITKALTTGGRNTKRQIR; from the exons ATGCCCTTATCTTCTTGCCTGTATTGCTATCAGATCTCTTCACTCAAG ACCGAACATTCAACATTGAGTACGAAGCCCTTATGTAACATCGGCCAGAGTCGGCTGAACACTGTTGCTATTGAAGGTATAAACAGCGACCTTTATGGACAACATCTGGTTCTTTGGACAAAGAtgagaaaagaatggagtttcaaGGGAGGATCAACATCTATTGCTGTTCCTACTATTCAAAGATCTGTTCTTTACAGAAAAAGCCTTGAAGTGCAGGCTTCAT GGTTTACGAATTCTCATATTGCAAGTAGTGTTTTTACATTGGCAACTGCAGCTGTTCTTCCATTTTACACCCTCATGGTTCTGGCTCCAAAAGCTAACCTG ACTAAAAAGTGTATTCAAAGTACACTTCCATATGTTGTTCTTGGAATTCTGTATGCATATCTACTCTACCTCTCTTGGACACCTGATACATTTCGGTTGATGTTTGCAAGTCAATATTGGTTGCCTGAG TTATCGGGTATAGCTAAGATGTTCTCCAGTGAGCTGACATTAGCTTCGGCGTGGATCCATTTGTTGGCTGTTGATCTCTTTGCAGCAAG GCAAATATTTATAGACGGACTGCAGAACTACGTTGAAACAAGGCATTCCGTTTCCTTCTGTCTACTGTTTTGTCCTATAGGAATTTTATCTCATGAAATTACCAAAGCTCTAACCACAGGTGGAAGAAATACTAAACGCCAGATTCGTTGA
- the LOC141717877 gene encoding caffeoylshikimate esterase-like isoform X2, translated as MPKATKFPDISDKLQKLLDADMSHVANRRRARDAFKDVQLSIDHCLFKSYEVNSRGFEIFSKSWLPKTSPLKAVVCFCHGYGDTCTFFFEGIARKLASSGYGVFAMDYVGFGLSEGLHGFVPSFEKLVDDVIEHYSKVKEKPEFRALPSFLFGQSMGGAIALKVHLKQPHAWSGALLIAPMCKIADDMLPSKFVTRVLISLAKVLPKKKIVPQKDLAELAFRDLRKKDLAAYNVICYTDKPRVGTALELLQTTQQLENQLQEVSLPLLILHGKADKVTDPLVSKVLYEKANSSDKKLNLYDDAYHCLLEGEPDEDISRIFEDIISWLDEHSKK; from the exons ATGCCGAAAGCTACCAAGTTTCCTGACATTAGTGACAAGCTTCAGAAGCTTCTGGATGCTGACATGTCCCATGTTGCTAATAGACGTCGTGCTCGCGATGCGTTTAAGGATGTTCAGCTCTCCATTGATCATTGCTTGTTCAAG TCATATGAGGTGAACTCCAGAGGTTTTGAAATTTTCTCCAAAAGCTGGCTTCCGAAGACGAGTCCCCTCAAAGCAGTGGTTTGTTTTTGCCATGGTTATGGAGATACTTGCACTTTTTTTTTTGAAG GGATTGCTAGAAAGTTAGCTTCCTCAGGGTATGGAGTTTTTGCTATGGACTATGTAGGATTTGGTCTCTCAGAAGGTCTCCATGGTTTTGTTCCAAGTTTTGAGAAACTAGTCGATGATGTTATTGAGCATTACTCAAAGGTTAAAG AGAAGCCAGAATTTCGTGCTCTCCCAAGTTTCCTGTTTGGGCAATCTATGGGTGGGGCGATTGCTTTGAAGGTACACCTAAAGCAACCTCATGCATGGAGTGGTGCTCTTCTTATTGCACCGATGTGTAAA ATTGCTGATGACATGCTTCCTTCAAAGTTTGTGACCCGAGTTCTAATTAGTCTTGCGAAAGTTCTCCCCAAAAAGAAGATTGTTCCACAAAAGGATTTAGCTGAATTGGCTTTCAGAGATTTGAGAAAGAAAGATCTG GCAGCGTACAACGTTATTTGTTACACAGATAAACCGCGTGTGGGAACTGCTTTGGAGTTGCTACAGACTACCCAACAATTAGAAAATCAACTTCAAGAA GTCTCACTGCCATTGTTAATCCTGCATGGAAAGGCTGATAAAGTGACTGATCCATTAGTGAGCAAAGTTTTATATGAGAAGGCCAACAGTTCAGACAAGAAACTAAACCTCTATGATGACGCTTATCACTGTCTTCTTGAAGGTGAACCAGATGAGGATATTTCCCGCATTTTTGAAGATATTATTTCTTGGCTCGATGAGCATAGCAAAAAATAA
- the LOC141717880 gene encoding uncharacterized protein LOC141717880, with protein sequence MATHCLALATTLYPRMTILPLATLNREHKMMVPYELKQGQSRLFHQLPSGLNMEVIYQKGVELKDPVEKKDNSNLKPPIVFIHGSFHAAWCWAQHWLPFFSTNGFDCYALSLLAQGESDEPAGPVAGSLKTHAGNVADFIRKETKIPPVLLGHSFGGLIVQYYIASMQPRHLSEIESLHLNLHGAVLVCSVPPSGNSGLVWRYLFSNPIAAFKVTRSLAAKAFQTSLPLCRETFFSAAMEDSLVLRYQKLMTESSRMPLFDLRKLNASLPVPAVRDPSLPILVLGANDDFIVDAKGVSETGVFYGVEPVCIEGVAHDMMLDTSWEKGAEYILEWLNELEKEETNC encoded by the exons ATGGCAACCCACTGTTTAGCTCTGGCAACTACACTCTACCCCAGAATGACCATTTTACCCCTTGCTACCCTAAACAGGGAGCACAAAATGATGGTACCTTACGAGCTAAAGCAGGGGCAGTCCCGTCTTTTTCACCAGCTTCCATCTGGTCTGAACATGGAAGTAATCTACCAAAAAGGAGTGGAACTTAAAGACCCAGTTGAGAAAAAAGACAACTCAAACTTAAAGCCACCTATAGTGTTCATTCATGGAAGCTTTCATGCAGCTTGGTGCTGGGCTCAACATTGGTTACCTTTCTTTTCAActaatggttttgattgttatgcTCTCAGCTTACTGGCTCAG GGTGAAAGTGATGAGCCTGCTGGTCCAGTTGCAGGATCCCTCAAG ACACATGCAGGTAACGTCGCTGACTTCATCCGCAAAGAAACCAAGATTCCTCCTGTCTTACTTGGTCACTCATTTGGAGGGCTTATTGTTCAGTATTACATTGCAAGTATGCAACCCAGACACTTATCAG AAATTGAAAGCTTGCACCTAAATCTTCATGGAGCTGTGCTTGTTTGTTCAGTACCACCTTCGGGTAACAG TGGGTTAGTGTGGCGGTACCTCTTTTCCAATCCTATCGCTGCTTTTAAG GTCACACGAAGCTTGGCAGCCAAAGCTTTTCAAACTTCTCTTCCCTTATGTAGAGAAACATTTTTTTCTGCAGCAATGGAGGACAGTCTAGTCTTAAG GTATCAGAAGCTAATGACAGAAAGTTCAAGGATGCCATTGTTTGATCTGAGAAAGCTTAATGCTTCACTCCCGGTTCCTGCAGTGCGAGATCCATCCCTCCCAATACTTGTCTTGGGTGCAAATGACGACTTTATAGTG GATGCTAAAGGAGTTAGTGAGACAGGAGTATTCTATGGTGTGGAACCAGTCTGCATTGAAGGGGTTGCACACGACATGATGTTGGATACATCATGGGAAAAAGGCGCTGAATATATCCTAGAATGGTTAAATGAATTGGAGAAGGAAGAGACAAATTGTTGA